One window from the genome of Thermoanaerobacterium sp. PSU-2 encodes:
- a CDS encoding SpoIID/LytB domain-containing protein, with amino-acid sequence MRFKKFISFFLLFTLVLMSTVSYVNASVNMSSLIKIGLFYASNSLPSYSIVSSSGFKVGVDDGTGNVKAIYNISYNNVQVIKDDNFYLQEGNFPDQATADGQQTKLSSDVSNSVVGYDGNYHIYIGPYSSQSDANSAMNSLKSKFSDVKLVSPNNHILIVQNGKSVFLYTASNQFYLMDTSGDGPVSINGKRYRGYFEFIRQQNSDMTAINVLPLEEYLYGVVPAEMPASWNIEALKAQAVAARTYAVYNIGKYSKYGFDLTNDVSCQAYNGYDGENPNANKAVDDTKGVIAIYNGQPIEAIFHSHSGGYTEDSENVYTNSVPYLRGVEDKYVFGYNEALDNWTVSVTADSVAQKLKDSGIDIGNIRNIQVTSKSWTGRAIQVTIYGDKGNYVLNKNDIRNFFGLKSNMITISGNGSASNSNTVYIQSQQGVVSKSLSGLTVMSASGQKTVGNNNLYILGQSKTVKITSQNGSSTIFTINGSGYGHGVGLSQYGARGMADHGYNYIDILKYYYKGIDVYDTINNKAL; translated from the coding sequence GTGAGGTTTAAAAAGTTTATTTCATTTTTCTTACTTTTTACACTTGTTTTGATGAGTACTGTAAGCTATGTAAACGCCAGTGTAAATATGTCGTCTTTGATAAAAATAGGGCTTTTTTATGCTTCTAATTCGTTGCCGTCTTATTCAATAGTTTCTTCAAGCGGATTCAAAGTAGGCGTAGACGATGGTACTGGCAATGTAAAAGCAATATACAATATTTCATATAACAATGTTCAGGTAATAAAAGATGACAACTTTTACTTGCAAGAAGGCAATTTTCCTGATCAAGCGACGGCGGACGGACAACAAACAAAATTAAGTTCTGACGTTTCAAATTCAGTTGTGGGATATGATGGCAATTATCATATTTACATTGGACCGTATTCAAGCCAGTCTGATGCAAACTCAGCAATGAATAGCCTTAAATCTAAATTTTCGGATGTTAAGTTGGTATCTCCAAACAATCATATATTAATAGTTCAAAATGGAAAATCTGTATTTCTATATACAGCAAGTAATCAGTTTTACCTTATGGATACATCTGGTGATGGGCCAGTATCTATTAATGGAAAAAGATACAGAGGGTACTTTGAATTCATAAGGCAACAAAATAGCGACATGACTGCGATAAACGTTTTGCCACTGGAGGAGTATTTGTATGGCGTTGTTCCTGCAGAAATGCCTGCCTCATGGAATATAGAAGCTTTAAAAGCACAGGCTGTAGCGGCAAGAACTTATGCGGTGTACAATATTGGGAAATACAGCAAATATGGATTTGATTTAACAAATGATGTAAGCTGCCAAGCATACAACGGGTACGATGGAGAAAATCCAAATGCAAATAAGGCTGTTGATGATACAAAAGGAGTAATAGCAATATACAATGGTCAGCCTATAGAAGCCATATTCCATTCACATAGTGGCGGTTATACAGAAGATAGTGAAAATGTCTATACAAATAGCGTTCCCTACTTAAGAGGCGTTGAAGATAAGTATGTCTTCGGGTACAATGAAGCCCTTGACAATTGGACTGTAAGTGTCACTGCCGATTCTGTTGCACAGAAATTAAAAGACAGTGGCATTGATATAGGCAATATCAGAAATATTCAAGTTACCAGCAAGAGTTGGACTGGCAGGGCTATACAGGTAACGATTTATGGAGATAAAGGTAATTATGTTTTAAATAAAAATGATATAAGAAATTTTTTTGGACTTAAAAGCAATATGATAACAATAAGTGGGAATGGCAGTGCTTCAAATAGCAATACTGTTTATATTCAGTCACAACAGGGCGTTGTAAGTAAATCATTGTCTGGCTTAACAGTCATGTCTGCGAGTGGGCAAAAGACTGTTGGCAACAACAATTTGTACATTTTAGGACAAAGCAAAACGGTTAAAATTACCAGCCAAAATGGATCGTCTACTATATTTACTATAAATGGCAGTGGATACGGACATGGCGTTGGGCTGAGCCAATATGGAGCTCGTGGAATGGCAGATCATGGGTATAATTATATAGACATATTAAAATACTACTATAAAGGAATCGATGTTTATGATACAATAAACAATAAGGCTTTATAA
- a CDS encoding DUF2905 domain-containing protein encodes MFQEFGKVLMGIGIVLTIVGVILFFGGKFGIGHLPGDIVFKKGNFTFYFPLMSSIILSVVLTLILWLFRK; translated from the coding sequence ATGTTTCAAGAATTTGGAAAAGTGTTGATGGGCATAGGCATAGTGCTTACAATAGTTGGTGTAATATTATTTTTTGGTGGAAAGTTCGGAATTGGACATTTGCCTGGTGATATTGTTTTTAAGAAAGGCAATTTTACTTTTTACTTTCCATTGATGTCGTCAATAATTTTAAGCGTTGTTTTGACTTTGATACTATGGCTTTTTAGAAAATAA